DNA sequence from the Novosphingobium sp. KACC 22771 genome:
GCCGCGATAGCGATAGGTGTTGAGTTCCATCAGCACCGGGCCATTGCCCGCACGGACATGCTCAACCGCCAGATTGGCCGCGCTGCGCACTTCCAGAACGTCCATGCCGTTCACATCCATGCCGGGGATGCGGAAAGCCGCGCCGCGACGATGGAAATGCGTTTCGGCCGACGAACGGTTGACCGCCGTACCCATCGCATACTGGTTGTTTTCCACAACAAAGATGATCGGCAGGTTCCACAGAGCTGCCATGTTGAAGCTCTCGTAAACCTGACCCTGGTTGGCCGCGCCATCGCCGAAATAGGCAACGCACAGACCGCCATCCTCATTGTACTGATGCGCAAAGGCCAGACCCGCGCCCAGCGACACCTGCGCACCCACGATGCCGTGGCCGCCGTAGAACTTGTGGCTGGTGCTGAACATGTGCATCGAGCCGCCCTTGCCACGGCTGATACCGGCCTCGCGGCCCGTCAATTCGGCCATGATCACCTTGGGATCGATGCCATAGGCCAGCATGTGGCCATGGTCGCGATAGCCGGTGATGACGCTGTCGTGGCCTTCCTTAAGCGCCGACTGGATGCCGACGGCGACCGCTTCCTGACCGATGTAAAGGTGGCAGAAGCCGCCGATCAGGCCGAGGCCGTACAATTGACCCGCGCGTTCCTCGAATCGGCGGATGAGCACCATCTGCTCATAGAAATGCAGCAATTCCTCATCGCTGGCGGCATAGCGCCGATTGGCCTCATAGGCGGCCTGAAGAGCACTGAGGGAGTTATCGGCTGCGGCGGGTGCCGCATTCTGAATTTTGCCGGTTCTGGCCAAGACGCTTCCCCTGAAGGTCGTTATGTTCAGCCTTGCCTATAGGAGTAAGACTCCGTCCAGCAAACCGTCACATACGAATTTTGTAATAACCGCGCATCACTTCCAATGGCCAACTTGACAGGCCGCAGGAATCACCGCGCGATCAGTTTACCATCATGATGATCTCGTCGGGATGCGCAACATTAAGATTTTTGCGCAGCAATTCTCCGGCCAGATCCGGGTCGGCATGACGCGGATCGAGCAGGTTCACCCGGTTGCGCAATTCGTCGCGCTGCACCGCCAATTTCTGGATCTCCAAACGGCGCTGCTCAAGCAACTGGCGGTTCTCGCTCCATGCCAGCAAACCGCTGGGCCCGGCGATGGCCACGGCGAGCATGATGAGAAGCAGACACAGGGCCACACCCTGCGCCACGGCTTCACGCGCCATTTTCGGCCTGTGCATTCGTTGTCGCATAATTACCAAGAATCATAATTACGTGT
Encoded proteins:
- the pdhA gene encoding pyruvate dehydrogenase (acetyl-transferring) E1 component subunit alpha; its protein translation is MARTGKIQNAAPAAADNSLSALQAAYEANRRYAASDEELLHFYEQMVLIRRFEERAGQLYGLGLIGGFCHLYIGQEAVAVGIQSALKEGHDSVITGYRDHGHMLAYGIDPKVIMAELTGREAGISRGKGGSMHMFSTSHKFYGGHGIVGAQVSLGAGLAFAHQYNEDGGLCVAYFGDGAANQGQVYESFNMAALWNLPIIFVVENNQYAMGTAVNRSSAETHFHRRGAAFRIPGMDVNGMDVLEVRSAANLAVEHVRAGNGPVLMELNTYRYRGHSMSDPAKYRSREEVNEVRDHRDPIEAAKKDLLDRGIPEEKLKEIEKRIRTICTEAADFAENSPEPAMNELYTDVLVETY
- a CDS encoding FtsB family cell division protein; translation: MAREAVAQGVALCLLLIMLAVAIAGPSGLLAWSENRQLLEQRRLEIQKLAVQRDELRNRVNLLDPRHADPDLAGELLRKNLNVAHPDEIIMMVN